In a genomic window of Gloeocapsopsis dulcis:
- a CDS encoding ATP-binding protein — MIPELLKIVLIADVPDRHQIQKVLQNQSRIELISIATLEKIKQQTQCAISYQAGTVILLMISSLDAHALEVVNQVRHIYADFPLVAIGDAKNQALICEAISLGVQEYLIVEQVTATRLLQKLQFANARWQWLGKRSEDLQKLRSTSEDSLQSLEQCCCSSQNQLVTQRDRLLEGVAAATNQLLTTKDFTQAIYQALASLGKAVKVNRVYVFENHTDPHTGEPLISQRFEWTDNTVTPEIDNPDLQNLSYLKFLPRWYQILASGNIVCGLIKDFPESERQILEPQDIISILVVPIFIEESFWGFVGFDECRYQRQWQESEEVILIAAAGSIGTAIVRKRTEEVLCKTEARNRALLDAIPDMMFRIRKDGNILDFQGSKKNDLYVPANKIIGRNLTEILPDFLSKKVMLSIKQTLTDGAIQVIEYQLSIQRKIHDYEARMVVCGEDEVVSIVRDISERKQVEAELRKNKDAVENVSKAKSEFLATMSHELRTPLNAILGLSQLLDQGIFGSLNAKQKEYVSCIYSSGEHLLALINDILDLSKVEAGKEELMLALVQVHELCETCLSIVRDRAIKKGLQLNSQFDPQVVCCFADERRVKQMLLNLLTNAIKFTPSGKVTLQVQKVPQGITFTVSDTGIGIAPEHLKLLFQPFKQLDSRFNRQYEGTGLGLALTRKLARLHGGDVTVKSTLGKGSDFTLLLPDYPQLRDDEQDGYNQQAGRLFNYSPRILIGDNSNHNNLIQAYLKAIGYQVEHMKVMGNLLDQIRNFQPNLILLDTQLSENITSLTLLQHIKTELDFQTIPIVIMTEAIEECDRFLQAGAKECLSKPIGVAQLESLLMRYL, encoded by the coding sequence ATGATTCCAGAACTGCTAAAGATTGTACTGATAGCAGATGTACCAGATAGACATCAAATCCAAAAAGTACTGCAAAATCAATCACGGATTGAGCTAATATCCATCGCAACTTTAGAAAAAATTAAGCAACAAACTCAATGTGCGATTTCATATCAAGCAGGAACTGTGATTCTATTAATGATATCCAGTCTTGATGCTCATGCCTTAGAAGTTGTTAATCAAGTACGCCACATTTATGCTGATTTTCCACTAGTTGCAATTGGTGACGCGAAAAACCAAGCCTTAATCTGCGAAGCTATCAGTTTAGGAGTACAAGAATATCTCATTGTAGAACAGGTTACTGCTACAAGATTATTGCAAAAGCTACAATTTGCCAATGCAAGATGGCAGTGGTTAGGTAAACGTTCTGAAGATTTACAAAAGCTACGCAGCACCAGTGAAGATAGCTTACAGTCACTAGAACAGTGTTGTTGTAGCTCACAAAACCAACTTGTGACACAACGCGATCGCTTGTTAGAAGGTGTTGCGGCTGCAACAAATCAATTACTGACAACTAAGGATTTTACCCAAGCAATATATCAAGCCCTTGCTAGTTTAGGTAAAGCAGTTAAGGTGAATCGAGTTTATGTATTTGAGAATCATACCGATCCTCATACAGGTGAACCTTTGATCAGTCAGCGATTTGAATGGACAGATAATACAGTTACACCCGAGATTGATAATCCTGACTTACAAAACCTTTCATATCTAAAATTCTTGCCTCGTTGGTATCAAATCCTGGCTTCAGGCAACATTGTCTGTGGGTTGATAAAAGATTTTCCAGAAAGCGAAAGACAGATTTTAGAACCACAAGATATTATTTCAATTCTCGTCGTACCAATTTTTATTGAAGAATCATTTTGGGGTTTTGTTGGCTTCGATGAATGTCGTTACCAAAGACAATGGCAAGAATCAGAAGAAGTCATTTTAATTGCAGCGGCTGGAAGTATTGGTACAGCAATTGTCCGCAAGCGAACAGAAGAAGTGTTATGCAAAACTGAAGCCAGAAATCGCGCTCTTTTAGATGCTATTCCGGATATGATGTTTCGGATTAGAAAAGATGGAAATATATTAGACTTTCAAGGATCAAAAAAAAATGATTTATATGTTCCAGCAAACAAAATTATTGGTAGAAATTTGACAGAGATTTTACCAGATTTTTTGAGTAAAAAAGTTATGTTAAGCATCAAGCAAACACTTACAGATGGAGCAATTCAAGTAATTGAGTATCAACTCTCTATTCAAAGAAAAATTCACGATTACGAAGCGAGAATGGTTGTTTGTGGAGAAGATGAAGTTGTTAGTATAGTGCGTGATATTAGCGAACGCAAGCAAGTAGAAGCTGAACTACGAAAAAACAAAGATGCTGTAGAAAATGTCAGTAAAGCTAAAAGCGAGTTTTTAGCAACGATGAGCCACGAATTGCGCACACCTTTGAATGCTATTCTTGGTTTATCACAATTACTAGATCAAGGAATTTTTGGTTCTTTAAATGCCAAGCAAAAAGAATATGTGAGTTGTATTTATAGTAGCGGCGAACACTTACTAGCATTAATTAATGATATTCTTGACCTTTCTAAAGTCGAAGCAGGTAAAGAAGAATTAATGTTGGCATTAGTTCAAGTACATGAGTTATGCGAAACTTGTCTATCGATTGTACGCGATCGCGCGATTAAAAAAGGTCTGCAACTTAATAGTCAATTTGATCCTCAAGTTGTTTGCTGCTTTGCTGATGAACGACGAGTTAAGCAAATGTTACTTAATTTGTTAACAAATGCAATTAAGTTTACTCCATCTGGTAAAGTTACTCTTCAAGTTCAAAAGGTTCCTCAAGGAATTACTTTTACTGTTTCTGATACAGGAATTGGTATCGCCCCAGAACACCTTAAGTTACTATTTCAACCGTTTAAGCAGTTAGATAGTCGTTTCAATCGTCAATACGAAGGAACAGGTTTAGGTTTAGCTTTAACTCGTAAATTAGCGCGTCTACACGGCGGAGATGTTACGGTAAAGTCAACGTTGGGTAAGGGTAGTGATTTTACTTTGTTGTTACCAGATTATCCTCAACTAAGAGACGACGAGCAAGATGGCTACAACCAACAAGCTGGACGTCTGTTCAACTATTCACCGCGAATTCTGATTGGTGATAATAGTAATCATAACAACTTAATTCAAGCTTATCTTAAAGCAATTGGTTATCAAGTCGAGCACATGAAAGTGATGGGCAATCTTTTGGATCAAATCAGAAATTTTCAGCCAAATCTGATTTTATTAGATACTCAGTTATCAGAAAATATCACAAGCTTGACTCTTCTACAGCACATTAAAACAGAGCTTGATTTTCAGACAATTCCTATAGTGATTATGACAGAAGCAATTGAAGAGTGCGATCGCTTCCTCCAAGCTGGTGCTAAAGAGTGTTTAAGTAAGCCGATTGGTGTTGCCCAACTAGAATCACTCTTAATGCGTTATTTATAG
- a CDS encoding cobalamin-binding protein, whose amino-acid sequence MGNQNLRIVSLIPSATEIIAALGLENAIVGRSHECDYPPSVKDLPVCTAARLNSEAPSGEIHQNVNQILHSALSIYQVKIDVLEELKPTHIITQDQCDVCAVSLQDVEAAVAELTQSQPKIISLQPNSLADVWHDIERVASALGVRSLDLIEDLKARVNICQQKTSCLSLEELLTVACIEWTDPLMTAANWIPELVTQAGGQPLFSVSGQPSPILTWDTLVATNPDAIIFMLCGFGLHRTRQEAMALTEHSEWEKLHAVQHKRVYVTDGNAYFNRPGPRLVDSLEILAEILHPEIFAYGYKGTAWEPL is encoded by the coding sequence ATGGGTAATCAAAATTTAAGAATTGTCTCTCTCATACCCAGTGCGACAGAAATTATAGCGGCGCTAGGATTAGAAAATGCTATTGTCGGGCGATCGCATGAATGCGATTATCCGCCAAGCGTTAAAGATCTTCCTGTGTGTACTGCAGCGAGACTCAACTCAGAAGCACCCAGCGGAGAAATTCATCAAAACGTCAATCAAATTTTGCACTCAGCATTAAGTATTTACCAAGTCAAAATAGATGTTTTAGAAGAGTTAAAACCAACACACATCATTACTCAAGACCAGTGTGATGTTTGTGCTGTTAGTTTACAAGACGTTGAAGCAGCAGTAGCTGAACTGACACAAAGTCAGCCAAAGATTATTTCTCTACAGCCTAATAGTTTAGCTGACGTTTGGCATGATATCGAGCGAGTTGCCAGTGCCTTGGGAGTGCGATCGCTAGACTTAATCGAAGATCTCAAAGCGCGGGTGAATATTTGTCAGCAAAAAACATCATGCCTTTCTCTAGAAGAACTACTTACAGTTGCTTGCATTGAGTGGACTGATCCACTGATGACTGCTGCTAACTGGATTCCAGAACTTGTCACGCAAGCTGGGGGACAACCGCTTTTTAGTGTTAGTGGTCAACCTTCCCCAATCTTAACTTGGGATACTCTAGTTGCGACGAATCCTGATGCTATCATCTTTATGCTGTGCGGCTTCGGTTTACACCGTACTCGTCAAGAAGCAATGGCGTTAACTGAGCATTCTGAGTGGGAAAAGTTACACGCAGTGCAGCATAAAAGAGTTTATGTTACTGATGGTAATGCGTATTTTAATCGTCCTGGACCACGCTTAGTTGATTCATTAGAGATTCTAGCAGAAATTTTGCATCCAGAAATTTTTGCTTACGGCTACAAAGGAACTGCTTGGGAACCTTTATAA
- a CDS encoding DUF2834 domain-containing protein translates to MIRKIGFATIWVGLAIYAFFLAPPNQPDTFELIKNLSIGEFDGINPLIVALFYIMGVWPIIYSCLLFFDGRTQKIPAAPFVALSFGVGAFALLPYLALREPSTTFPGQKNAFLKLLDSRWTGIILLIAAVLLVSYGFSNGDWGDYVHQWRTSRFIHVMSLDFCLLCLLFPALLRDDMARRGLNSPLLYWVTALIPLFGPLIYLCVRPPLVEEQTMEAAST, encoded by the coding sequence ATGATTAGAAAAATTGGCTTTGCCACAATCTGGGTGGGATTAGCAATTTATGCTTTTTTCCTTGCACCACCAAATCAACCTGACACGTTTGAACTGATTAAAAATCTTTCCATCGGTGAGTTCGATGGCATTAATCCTTTGATTGTTGCATTGTTTTACATCATGGGTGTTTGGCCCATAATTTATAGTTGCCTACTATTTTTTGACGGTAGAACACAAAAAATTCCAGCTGCACCTTTTGTCGCGCTTTCTTTTGGAGTTGGTGCTTTTGCGCTGTTACCGTATTTAGCCTTGCGCGAACCGAGTACAACATTCCCAGGACAAAAAAATGCGTTCCTTAAGTTACTGGATTCGCGTTGGACTGGAATAATATTATTGATTGCGGCAGTCTTACTTGTTTCCTACGGCTTCAGCAACGGAGACTGGGGAGATTATGTCCATCAATGGCGTACAAGCCGCTTTATTCATGTTATGAGTTTAGATTTTTGTTTGCTATGCTTGTTGTTTCCTGCTTTGCTGCGAGATGATATGGCGCGTCGAGGGTTAAACAGTCCTCTACTCTATTGGGTGACAGCATTAATACCGCTTTTTGGTCCTCTTATTTATTTATGCGTACGTCCACCTTTAGTAGAAGAACAGACTATGGAAGCAGCTAGCACTTAG
- the hrcA gene encoding heat-inducible transcriptional repressor HrcA, translating to MQVHLNARQQHILRATVRHYIATAEPVGSRALVEEYNLGVSSATIRNTMGVLEKAGLLYQPHTSAGRVPSDSGYRIYVDQLISPSEILAKQVEQVFHERLKWEDWSIEALLQGAAQILATVSGCITLITMPQTNTTRLRHLQLVQLEPGKAMLIVVTDAYETHSALMDLPVTQEQIPLDAEVVERELQILSNFLNAQLRGRSLCEIATLSWNQLDREFQRYGDVLKSFLGELSRRQVSGTQIMIRGVSEVLRQPEFAELQQVQTIIHLLEEEQDQLWPLIFEEPEGEYSKHRVSVRIGSENPLQPIRTCTLISSTYRRGEVPVGSVGVLGPTRMDYETAIAVVEAAADYLSEALK from the coding sequence ATGCAAGTGCACCTTAATGCTCGGCAACAGCACATTCTCAGGGCAACAGTACGCCACTACATTGCCACCGCAGAACCAGTCGGATCTAGAGCATTGGTGGAAGAGTATAACCTTGGTGTTAGCTCAGCAACAATTCGTAACACGATGGGTGTCTTGGAAAAAGCAGGATTGCTTTATCAGCCCCATACCTCTGCTGGAAGAGTCCCGTCGGATTCGGGCTACCGAATATATGTAGACCAACTTATCTCCCCATCAGAAATTTTAGCAAAGCAGGTCGAACAAGTCTTTCACGAACGACTGAAGTGGGAAGATTGGAGTATTGAAGCTTTGTTACAAGGAGCAGCCCAAATTCTCGCCACAGTAAGCGGCTGCATTACTTTAATTACAATGCCACAAACCAACACAACTCGACTGCGGCATTTACAGCTTGTACAGTTAGAACCAGGCAAGGCAATGCTCATAGTTGTTACTGATGCCTATGAGACACATTCAGCATTAATGGATCTTCCTGTCACTCAAGAGCAAATACCACTCGATGCAGAAGTTGTGGAACGAGAACTCCAGATATTGTCTAACTTTTTGAACGCTCAATTGCGGGGGCGATCGCTTTGTGAAATAGCGACTTTAAGTTGGAATCAATTAGACCGCGAATTTCAGCGCTATGGTGATGTTCTTAAAAGCTTTTTGGGAGAACTCAGTCGCCGCCAAGTCTCAGGAACACAAATTATGATTCGCGGTGTCTCAGAGGTGTTGCGTCAACCAGAATTTGCCGAACTCCAGCAAGTCCAAACCATCATCCATTTGCTAGAAGAAGAGCAAGATCAACTCTGGCCTTTGATTTTTGAGGAACCTGAAGGAGAATATAGCAAGCACCGCGTTAGTGTACGCATTGGCTCAGAAAACCCTCTGCAACCGATTCGGACTTGCACCTTAATTTCATCAACGTATCGGCGCGGAGAAGTCCCTGTAGGTAGTGTAGGCGTTTTGGGACCAACTCGCATGGATTATGAAACAGCGATCGCAGTTGTTGAAGCTGCTGCTGATTACCTCTCTGAAGCCTTAAAATAA
- a CDS encoding rhodanese-like domain-containing protein, translated as MTPESFSHSIGQISVAELDQRLRTEPMLALQLIDVREPQEVAIASIANFDVLPLSQFAQWADTVLVRFDPHIETLVMCHHGIRSAQMCQWLQQQGFTNVKNVAGGIDAYSLAVDSTIPRY; from the coding sequence ATGACACCAGAATCTTTTAGTCATTCAATTGGGCAAATTAGCGTCGCAGAACTTGATCAACGCTTGCGCACTGAACCAATGCTAGCGTTACAACTGATTGATGTCCGCGAACCACAGGAAGTTGCGATCGCCTCGATTGCTAATTTTGATGTCTTACCTTTGAGTCAATTTGCTCAGTGGGCTGATACTGTACTTGTGCGATTTGACCCCCATATAGAAACACTTGTCATGTGTCATCATGGCATCCGTTCTGCCCAAATGTGTCAATGGTTACAGCAGCAAGGATTCACCAACGTGAAAAATGTTGCTGGCGGAATTGATGCCTACTCTTTGGCAGTTGATTCGACAATTCCTCGATATTAA
- a CDS encoding DUF3352 domain-containing protein has product MMKRRSFFYFLAVSVVVLLLTGIGGCYWLVRGSPLTLLQGGTQATPEAAIFVPKQAPVMVSILVNPDRLEKLRQAIARPKERRRSRLEVDQIKTTLLANTGLDYRHDVQPWLGDEITVAVTTSDYDRDQYNGQQPGYLMALATKDAEKSREFLQLVFSKQAIAPTDLEFEDYKGVNLVYHKPHSQGDNLGLQPSTRILSGAVVGDRFVLLANHPRVIKDAINNVQAPDLNLTTSSHYQQALSQLPPRRLGLTFLNLPGVISWQGLDTAQTYESQIIALEANRKGLLTETTLLAASTHEVAPLPQLSKPVGALEYIPVTSGLAIAGTDLSNLNNTALSQLWKQVAQVSTSGYDAISRLINQPLANLQQRWGIDLEQDIFSWVQGEYALALLPHADRLTSDWIFVTEKSAVTTEGIARLDTLARQRGYDITTLPLGEQKIAAWTQLTTAPLATNNSEEGAITIKAKVLGVRGATDKYEILTNSVDAMDAAFKAYQAGSLLNDAKFQASTEAIPQPNAGYVYLDWTATQSLLERQLPALKLVEVIAKPLFDNLRSLTVSSYGSEPGLLKGGVFFRLNG; this is encoded by the coding sequence ATGATGAAGCGACGCTCATTTTTTTATTTCTTAGCAGTCAGTGTAGTGGTGCTACTGTTGACGGGTATTGGTGGCTGTTACTGGTTAGTACGAGGAAGTCCATTAACGTTATTGCAGGGTGGAACGCAAGCAACACCTGAGGCAGCGATATTTGTGCCAAAACAAGCACCTGTGATGGTGTCCATTTTAGTCAATCCAGACCGCTTGGAGAAATTGCGCCAAGCAATAGCTCGACCTAAAGAACGACGGCGATCGCGTTTAGAGGTAGATCAAATTAAAACAACATTGCTGGCTAACACTGGCTTAGATTACCGCCACGATGTTCAACCTTGGTTGGGTGATGAAATCACAGTTGCGGTGACAACTAGTGATTATGACCGCGATCAGTATAACGGCCAACAGCCAGGCTATCTCATGGCACTTGCAACCAAAGATGCCGAAAAAAGCCGTGAATTTTTACAGCTTGTCTTTTCCAAACAAGCAATTGCACCAACTGATTTAGAATTTGAAGACTATAAAGGAGTGAATCTGGTTTATCACAAACCTCACTCCCAGGGAGACAACCTTGGATTACAGCCATCAACCCGCATCCTTTCAGGTGCTGTAGTTGGCGATCGCTTTGTGCTACTTGCTAATCATCCTCGAGTGATCAAAGATGCAATTAACAATGTTCAAGCTCCCGATCTCAACTTAACGACATCGAGTCATTACCAGCAAGCTTTAAGTCAGTTACCACCTCGGCGACTTGGTTTAACTTTTCTCAATCTTCCTGGGGTGATTTCATGGCAAGGATTAGACACTGCCCAAACTTATGAAAGCCAAATTATCGCGCTAGAAGCAAACCGTAAAGGATTGCTGACCGAAACAACACTTCTAGCTGCATCAACTCACGAAGTTGCTCCCTTACCACAGTTAAGCAAACCTGTTGGTGCTTTAGAGTACATTCCTGTGACAAGCGGCTTGGCGATCGCCGGAACTGATTTGAGTAACTTAAACAATACCGCCCTTAGTCAACTGTGGAAACAAGTTGCACAGGTATCAACTTCCGGCTACGATGCAATTTCGCGTTTGATTAACCAACCCTTGGCGAACCTCCAGCAACGCTGGGGTATCGATCTAGAACAGGATATTTTTAGCTGGGTGCAAGGTGAATATGCACTCGCACTATTACCTCACGCTGATAGATTAACTTCGGATTGGATTTTTGTGACTGAAAAATCCGCAGTTACAACGGAAGGTATTGCGCGATTAGATACGCTGGCACGACAACGCGGATATGATATCACCACACTACCACTAGGAGAACAAAAAATTGCCGCTTGGACGCAGCTAACAACGGCTCCACTTGCAACAAACAACTCTGAAGAAGGCGCAATTACAATCAAAGCAAAGGTACTGGGCGTTCGTGGAGCAACAGATAAATATGAAATTTTGACGAATTCTGTAGATGCTATGGATGCAGCATTCAAAGCTTATCAAGCTGGTTCATTGCTCAACGATGCGAAATTTCAAGCTAGTACTGAAGCTATACCACAGCCTAATGCAGGTTATGTGTATCTTGATTGGACAGCAACTCAATCACTACTAGAACGTCAGTTACCCGCCCTAAAGCTTGTGGAAGTTATCGCTAAACCTTTGTTTGATAATTTGCGATCGCTCACTGTTAGTAGTTACGGTAGTGAACCAGGATTACTGAAAGGGGGTGTGTTCTTCCGGTTGAATGGGTAA
- a CDS encoding cation:proton antiporter, with amino-acid sequence MVDIYILDLLVIGLLLLCVTLGSGLISRLPISFALIYLVVGISLGPYGFNIVRLRPDAEFLERLTEFVVIVSLFSCGLKMNRPLNTGAWHSTIRLIGFLMPLSIFAIAAVAHWFLRMEWGPAILLGAILAPTDPVLASEVQLTHTEDRDELRFGLTSEGGLNDALAFPFVYFGIHWFEDGNNWQTWFQKWVTVDLIWAVAIGLVMGIVVPWTIVAIDQNVRKFIKVDNLMEDFVALSIILLTYSLTEVVNGYGFLAVFVAGVVAQRRYEDPDKPFSQREFTERIEKLLEVGTILILGSMLRVAAIQEHAIAALIVGGALLFIIRPLGTWLSTIGGGYRQVTRWLFGWFGVRGVGSIYYLTYAFGHGLQGGLGEQIAWITYITIVASVILHGISTTPLMSAYNRHKDSRNRKINA; translated from the coding sequence ATGGTAGATATTTACATCCTAGACCTACTCGTGATAGGTCTTCTGCTACTGTGCGTCACTCTAGGTTCAGGATTAATTTCCCGTTTACCAATTTCCTTCGCCTTGATCTACTTGGTAGTGGGTATCTCTCTTGGTCCTTATGGATTCAATATTGTTCGATTGCGTCCTGATGCTGAGTTCTTAGAACGGCTAACAGAATTCGTTGTCATCGTCTCGCTGTTTAGCTGTGGCTTGAAAATGAATCGCCCGTTGAATACAGGTGCGTGGCATTCTACCATTCGCTTGATTGGTTTTTTGATGCCATTATCAATCTTTGCGATCGCTGCAGTTGCACATTGGTTTTTGCGCATGGAGTGGGGACCTGCAATTTTACTGGGAGCAATTCTGGCACCTACTGATCCAGTACTTGCCTCAGAAGTTCAACTAACGCATACCGAAGATCGCGATGAGTTACGGTTTGGGTTAACTTCAGAAGGTGGCTTAAATGATGCCTTAGCCTTTCCATTTGTGTATTTTGGCATTCATTGGTTTGAAGATGGCAACAACTGGCAAACGTGGTTTCAAAAATGGGTTACTGTAGATTTAATTTGGGCAGTAGCTATTGGTTTGGTGATGGGAATTGTGGTTCCCTGGACTATTGTTGCAATCGATCAAAATGTCCGAAAATTTATCAAAGTTGATAACTTGATGGAGGATTTTGTTGCGCTGAGCATCATTCTTCTCACCTACTCCTTGACTGAAGTTGTCAATGGTTATGGATTTCTCGCTGTCTTTGTAGCAGGGGTCGTTGCCCAAAGGCGTTATGAAGATCCTGATAAACCCTTTTCTCAACGAGAATTTACTGAGCGTATTGAGAAACTGCTGGAAGTAGGAACGATTTTGATCCTAGGGTCAATGCTACGAGTCGCTGCCATTCAAGAACACGCGATCGCTGCTTTGATCGTTGGAGGAGCTTTATTATTTATTATTCGTCCTCTAGGAACTTGGCTCAGTACAATTGGCGGTGGCTATCGTCAGGTAACTCGTTGGTTGTTTGGATGGTTCGGTGTACGTGGTGTTGGTTCTATCTATTACCTCACCTATGCCTTTGGTCATGGATTGCAAGGGGGGTTGGGCGAGCAAATTGCTTGGATTACCTATATTACAATTGTGGCATCGGTAATTCTGCATGGAATTAGTACCACACCTTTAATGAGTGCATACAACCGACACAAAGACAGCCGTAACAGAAAGATCAATGCATAG
- a CDS encoding branched-chain amino acid ABC transporter permease, translating to MNITLFLQQVLNGLSIGSAYAIFALGYTLVFSILGIINFAHGAIFTLGAYFTYALMGGAFGFNGLLANAVLPLQLPFAIALTLGSTLAGLVGVAVERIAFRPLRRRGADPLLTVVSSLGVAVVIVNVIQYLVGAESYTFPAGTYGNLPAAINFGTAEQPVPIRSVQVVIFCVSVVILAILTLFINRTKYGKAMQAVAEDPTTASLLGINTDRFIVLTFFISSFLAGLAGTLVASSVSIAGPYFGIAFGLKGLAVIVLGGLGSIPGAVLGGLVIGLVEAFVPADYSAYKDAVAFTILFIMLLVRPQGLLGRRFVQKV from the coding sequence ATGAATATTACGCTATTTTTACAACAAGTTCTCAACGGTTTATCAATTGGTAGTGCTTATGCCATTTTTGCTTTAGGATATACTCTCGTATTTTCTATTTTAGGTATTATTAATTTTGCGCATGGAGCAATTTTTACCTTAGGTGCATATTTTACTTATGCACTGATGGGTGGTGCGTTTGGATTTAATGGTTTGCTTGCTAATGCTGTATTACCGCTGCAACTTCCTTTTGCTATAGCTTTGACTTTGGGAAGTACACTTGCTGGTTTAGTAGGAGTCGCAGTTGAACGCATTGCTTTTCGCCCGTTACGCCGTCGTGGTGCTGACCCCCTATTAACGGTTGTTTCTAGTTTAGGTGTAGCAGTAGTGATTGTAAATGTTATTCAATACCTCGTCGGTGCAGAAAGTTACACTTTTCCCGCAGGTACATATGGCAATCTCCCCGCTGCGATCAACTTTGGGACAGCAGAACAGCCCGTGCCAATTCGTAGTGTACAGGTAGTCATTTTCTGTGTATCTGTTGTGATTTTGGCAATTCTGACATTGTTTATTAATCGCACCAAATATGGTAAAGCGATGCAAGCAGTTGCGGAAGATCCCACGACTGCAAGTTTACTTGGAATTAACACCGATCGCTTTATTGTCCTCACGTTTTTTATCAGCAGTTTTCTCGCAGGTTTAGCAGGAACTTTAGTGGCATCGAGTGTCAGTATTGCAGGACCTTATTTTGGGATTGCTTTCGGTTTAAAAGGTTTAGCAGTGATTGTGCTGGGTGGGTTGGGGAGTATTCCTGGTGCGGTGTTGGGTGGTTTAGTTATTGGCTTAGTCGAAGCGTTCGTTCCTGCAGATTACTCGGCATATAAGGATGCTGTTGCTTTTACCATCTTGTTTATTATGCTGTTAGTTCGACCCCAAGGGTTATTGGGACGACGGTTTGTGCAAAAGGTTTAG
- a CDS encoding DUF1345 domain-containing protein — translation MCQVSNVQITSRTMRCLTLVHGIVTFFFNTIILALSINIIAGLI, via the coding sequence ATGTGCCAAGTCTCCAATGTTCAAATAACATCACGCACCATGAGATGTCTTACTCTGGTACATGGAATTGTTACCTTTTTCTTTAATACAATAATCTTGGCACTCAGCATCAATATTATTGCTGGATTGATTTGA